From Enhydrobacter sp., the proteins below share one genomic window:
- a CDS encoding DUF429 domain-containing protein — protein sequence MIVAGADGCRTGWVVCRRDTDGTLDIRVVKALADACEGLSILAVDMPVGFLDIQTRGGRQCEREARKLLGRKASSVFSAPCRWALAATDYEAVRRMPSPHEVGLSKQAFGLFGKLNALDCTLRERSDLQRIVHEAHPELAFLRMNGNVPVFAGKKKRDGRSKRLQLLRAHGFEPTVERLSGAARDDVLDAIACCRTALLIAEGKATRLGSAEARDRHGLPMNIWY from the coding sequence TTGATCGTCGCCGGCGCCGACGGTTGCCGTACGGGCTGGGTCGTCTGCCGTCGCGACACCGACGGCACCCTGGACATCCGGGTCGTGAAGGCCCTCGCGGACGCCTGCGAGGGTCTTTCGATTCTGGCCGTCGACATGCCGGTCGGATTCCTCGACATCCAGACGCGAGGAGGGCGCCAATGCGAGCGCGAGGCGCGCAAGCTTCTCGGCCGCAAGGCATCGTCGGTCTTCTCGGCGCCATGTCGGTGGGCATTGGCGGCGACCGACTACGAGGCAGTCCGCCGCATGCCCTCGCCGCACGAGGTTGGGTTGTCGAAGCAGGCCTTTGGCCTCTTCGGCAAGCTGAATGCTCTCGATTGCACACTCAGAGAGCGCTCCGATCTACAACGGATCGTCCACGAGGCCCATCCGGAACTCGCCTTCTTGCGAATGAACGGCAATGTTCCGGTGTTTGCCGGCAAGAAGAAGCGAGACGGACGATCCAAGCGCCTTCAGTTGCTCCGGGCTCACGGTTTCGAACCCACCGTGGAGCGTTTGTCAGGCGCCGCGCGCGATGACGTCCTCGACGCCATCGCCTGCTGCCGCACGGCGCTTCTGATCGCCGAAGGCAAGGCGACCCGTCTCGGGTCGGCCGAGGCGCGCGACCGCCACGGCTTGCCGATGAACATCTGGTATTGA
- a CDS encoding CDP-alcohol phosphatidyltransferase family protein produces the protein MFDPLLRRLIDPPLDPVGAWLGRCGVSPNQVTLAGLVIGLAVVPLLAFGHYGWALVAILANRLLDGVDGAIARHGRATPFGGYLDIVCDMAFYAAVPVGFALAAPENALWATFLLASFLGTGASFLGRAILAAQRGELDDGERGRKSFFHSSGLIEGTETVVAFMLFCLFPGAFPWLAGGFAVLCIWTTIARVAGTRRTT, from the coding sequence ATGTTCGATCCGCTCCTGCGCCGGTTGATCGACCCTCCGCTCGATCCGGTCGGCGCATGGCTCGGTCGGTGCGGCGTGTCGCCCAACCAGGTGACTTTGGCGGGATTGGTGATCGGCTTGGCTGTTGTTCCGCTGCTGGCCTTCGGCCACTACGGATGGGCCTTGGTGGCCATCCTCGCCAATCGGCTGCTGGATGGCGTCGACGGGGCGATTGCACGGCATGGCCGGGCGACGCCGTTCGGCGGCTATCTGGACATCGTCTGCGACATGGCGTTCTACGCCGCGGTCCCGGTCGGCTTTGCGCTGGCAGCACCTGAAAACGCGTTATGGGCGACGTTCCTTTTGGCGTCGTTTCTGGGAACAGGTGCATCGTTCCTCGGCCGGGCGATCCTGGCCGCCCAGCGCGGAGAGCTGGACGACGGGGAGCGGGGGCGAAAGTCGTTCTTCCATTCGTCCGGGCTCATCGAAGGTACCGAGACCGTCGTTGCTTTTATGTTGTTCTGCCTATTCCCCGGGGCGTTCCCATGGCTGGCGGGAGGATTTGCCGTCCTGTGCATCTGGACGACGATTGCACGCGTCGCAGGCACGAGGCGCACGACGTGA
- a CDS encoding phosphatidylserine decarboxylase, producing the protein MLANFLVPILDDGWRFIALFAAATFLAALTGLAWLFWPLMVLTLWSIYFFRDPPRAVPQDDGVLLAPADGLVQMIAQAVPPAELGLGDRPLTRVSIFLSIFDVHINRTPCSGVIEVMAYRPGKFLNASADKASEDNERMAVALRRADGQLVGFVQIAGWVARRIVCRVKPDQAVIGGERFGHIRFGSRTDLYLPEGARLLVAVGQRMIGGETVMAELDPVSFEPRRAAEF; encoded by the coding sequence ATGCTGGCGAATTTTCTCGTGCCGATCCTCGACGACGGCTGGCGCTTCATAGCGCTGTTCGCCGCGGCGACTTTTCTGGCGGCGCTGACCGGGCTCGCCTGGCTGTTCTGGCCGCTGATGGTCCTGACGCTGTGGTCGATCTACTTCTTTCGCGATCCGCCGCGCGCCGTGCCGCAGGACGACGGTGTACTGTTGGCGCCAGCCGACGGCCTCGTCCAGATGATCGCCCAGGCGGTTCCACCGGCGGAACTCGGCTTGGGTGACCGGCCTCTTACCCGGGTTTCCATTTTTCTCAGCATCTTCGACGTACACATCAACCGCACACCCTGCTCCGGCGTTATCGAGGTCATGGCCTATCGACCCGGCAAGTTCCTCAATGCGTCGGCCGACAAGGCGAGCGAGGACAACGAGCGCATGGCGGTCGCGCTGCGGCGAGCCGACGGGCAGCTGGTCGGTTTCGTCCAGATCGCGGGCTGGGTGGCGCGGCGCATCGTTTGCCGGGTCAAGCCCGACCAGGCCGTGATTGGCGGCGAACGGTTCGGCCATATCCGTTTTGGCAGCCGCACCGATCTCTACCTGCCCGAAGGCGCGCGATTGCTGGTCGCGGTCGGCCAGCGCATGATCGGCGGTGAGACCGTGATGGCCGAGTTGGACCCGGTGTCCTTCGAGCCGCGCCGGGCCGCCGAGTTCTAG
- the pssA gene encoding CDP-diacylglycerol--serine O-phosphatidyltransferase has translation MDSEASGRRGLRGFSVNRLIPNVLTLAALCSGLTAIRFALNGQFRLAVIAIIVAAIFDALDGRVARRLGVTSRFGAELDSLSDFLCFGVAPALVLYLESLRGGGTLGWVITLMFPICSALRLARFNTALLADTPPPAWTGSYFTGVPAPAGALLALIPLMVSFEIEAPWPSHPIVVGIVLVTVGGLMVSRLPTFSFKKGRVPRHLVLPALLGVALVMGVLASSPWIAMSLLGLVYAASIPFSWLAYRRQALREAQGAGADVVALRAVDGAAPRD, from the coding sequence ATGGACAGCGAAGCGAGCGGGCGCCGCGGACTGCGCGGCTTCTCCGTCAACCGGCTGATTCCCAACGTGCTGACGTTGGCCGCGCTGTGCTCCGGACTGACGGCGATCCGGTTCGCCCTCAACGGCCAGTTCCGGCTGGCCGTGATCGCCATCATCGTCGCCGCCATCTTCGACGCGCTCGACGGGCGGGTGGCCCGACGGCTGGGCGTCACCAGCCGCTTCGGCGCCGAACTCGATTCGCTGTCCGATTTCCTTTGTTTTGGCGTGGCGCCGGCCCTGGTGCTCTACCTCGAATCGCTGCGTGGCGGCGGCACGCTCGGCTGGGTGATCACGCTTATGTTCCCGATCTGCTCGGCGCTCAGGCTGGCGCGCTTCAATACCGCCCTGCTGGCCGATACGCCGCCGCCGGCCTGGACGGGGTCGTATTTCACCGGTGTGCCGGCGCCGGCGGGGGCGCTGCTCGCATTGATTCCCCTTATGGTCAGCTTCGAGATCGAAGCGCCCTGGCCGAGCCATCCGATCGTGGTCGGCATCGTCCTGGTGACGGTCGGGGGACTCATGGTGAGTCGCCTGCCGACATTCTCCTTCAAGAAGGGGAGGGTGCCGCGCCATCTGGTTCTGCCGGCTCTGCTGGGAGTGGCCCTCGTCATGGGCGTCCTGGCGAGTTCGCCCTGGATCGCCATGTCCCTGCTTGGACTGGTCTATGCGGCATCGATCCCGTTCAGCTGGCTTGCCTATCGTCGGCAGGCCTTGCGCGAGGCCCAGGGGGCGGGAGCCGACGTCGTCGCGCTGCGGGCGGTCGACGGCGCGGCACCGCGCGACTGA
- a CDS encoding Flp family type IVb pilin — protein MLLILRRLLRNEQGATAIEYTLIASLIAVAAIASMRTVGGKVTNVLSNVTNTMT, from the coding sequence ATGCTTCTCATCCTTCGTCGCCTCCTCAGGAATGAGCAAGGCGCCACGGCGATCGAATACACGCTTATCGCCTCGCTCATCGCAGTTGCGGCGATCGCCTCGATGCGCACGGTTGGTGGCAAGGTCACGAACGTCTTGAGCAACGTCACGAACACCATGACCTGA
- a CDS encoding TIGR00730 family Rossman fold protein, which translates to MSASDSSPSRPSSLCVFCGARFGADPAARDTATRLGQLLAAEGVALVYGGGGVGLMGVVANAALRAGARVVGIIPRFLLQREAGHPALSETVVVETMHERKLQMFERSDGFVVLPGGIGTLEEFFEVLSWRTLGLHTKPIVIVDRDGYWQPLAELLRSVVEGGFADRTHLDHVAFVSDLDELLPALAAMPRGKTAQGELDRI; encoded by the coding sequence GTGTCCGCGTCCGACTCCAGCCCCTCCCGTCCCTCGTCTTTGTGCGTTTTCTGTGGCGCCCGCTTCGGTGCCGATCCCGCCGCGCGCGACACCGCCACCCGCCTCGGCCAGCTCCTGGCCGCCGAGGGCGTGGCGCTCGTCTATGGCGGCGGCGGCGTCGGCCTGATGGGCGTGGTCGCCAACGCCGCCCTCAGGGCGGGCGCACGCGTCGTCGGCATCATCCCCCGTTTCCTGCTGCAGCGCGAGGCCGGCCACCCCGCCCTCAGCGAGACGGTGGTCGTCGAGACCATGCACGAGCGCAAGCTCCAGATGTTCGAGCGCTCGGACGGCTTCGTCGTCCTGCCGGGCGGCATCGGCACGCTCGAGGAGTTCTTCGAGGTGCTGTCCTGGCGCACGCTCGGCCTGCACACCAAGCCGATCGTGATCGTCGACCGGGACGGCTACTGGCAGCCGCTGGCCGAGCTGCTGCGATCGGTCGTCGAGGGCGGTTTCGCCGACCGGACCCACCTCGACCACGTCGCCTTCGTCAGCGACCTCGACGAGCTGCTGCCTGCCCTGGCGGCCATGCCGCGCGGAAAGACGGCGCAAGGCGAGCTGGACCGGATCTAG
- a CDS encoding tripartite tricarboxylate transporter substrate binding protein, whose amino-acid sequence MSTRRLFIAGSAALVAAGASRASAQAYPTQPVHIVVPFPPGGGTDALARAIQEPMQKSLGGTIVIDNKGGGGGSIAHEFVAKQPADGHWAVVGANNLPLYPHIVARLGFDAKTAFAPVGFIAKQESVLVGAADAPWADLAAIIAAAKASPGSVQYGTAGLTTPMHLSAEQFALLNGIKLTHVPFRGTGPLVTDLLGGHIKLGMSSITSVAAQIAAGKLKAYAMASLERSSVAPNVPTFKELGAGDVDGTIVYTLLVPAATPAPAVAKLNQALNAAVATPEGKADLAKRGFVPMGGTPQALADWLGKQEAIWVPVLRAAGIKPE is encoded by the coding sequence TTGAGCACCCGTCGGCTTTTCATCGCCGGTTCGGCCGCGCTGGTCGCGGCCGGCGCGTCCCGCGCCTCGGCCCAGGCCTATCCGACCCAGCCCGTCCACATCGTCGTGCCGTTTCCGCCGGGCGGCGGCACCGATGCGCTGGCGCGCGCCATCCAGGAGCCGATGCAGAAGTCGCTCGGCGGCACCATCGTCATCGACAACAAGGGCGGCGGCGGCGGCAGCATTGCCCACGAATTCGTTGCCAAACAGCCGGCCGACGGCCATTGGGCGGTGGTCGGCGCCAACAACCTGCCGCTCTACCCGCACATCGTCGCCAGGCTCGGCTTCGACGCCAAGACCGCGTTCGCGCCGGTCGGCTTCATCGCCAAGCAGGAGTCGGTGCTGGTCGGCGCCGCCGACGCGCCGTGGGCCGACCTCGCGGCGATCATCGCCGCGGCCAAGGCATCGCCCGGCTCGGTGCAGTACGGCACGGCGGGCCTGACCACGCCGATGCATCTGTCGGCCGAGCAGTTCGCGCTGCTGAACGGCATCAAGCTGACGCACGTGCCGTTCCGCGGCACCGGCCCGCTGGTGACCGATCTGCTGGGCGGGCACATCAAGCTCGGCATGTCGAGCATCACCAGCGTGGCCGCGCAGATCGCCGCCGGCAAGCTCAAGGCCTATGCCATGGCGTCGCTCGAACGCTCGTCGGTCGCGCCCAACGTCCCGACTTTCAAGGAGCTCGGCGCGGGCGACGTCGACGGCACGATCGTCTACACGCTGCTCGTGCCGGCGGCGACGCCGGCTCCGGCGGTCGCCAAGCTCAACCAGGCGCTGAACGCCGCCGTCGCCACGCCCGAAGGCAAGGCCGACCTCGCCAAGCGCGGCTTCGTGCCGATGGGCGGCACGCCGCAGGCGCTGGCCGACTGGCTCGGCAAGCAGGAGGCGATCTGGGTGCCCGTGCTGAGGGCCGCCGGCATCAAGCCGGAATAG
- a CDS encoding NADP-dependent isocitrate dehydrogenase: MAKIKVKNPIVEMDGDEMTRIIWKFIKDKLILPYLEVDLKYYDLGVEYRDKTNDQVTVDSAKATQQYGVAVKCATITPDEARVKEFNLKEMWKSPNGTIRNIIGGTIFREPIVCKNVPRLVPGWTKPIVIGRHAFGDQYRATDFVVPGKGKLTIKFTGDDGKVIEHEVFNFPGGGVALSMYNLDDSIIGFARSSFNYGLMRGWPVYLSTKNTILKRYDGRFKDLFEKVFNEEFADKFKAKGITYEHRLIDDMVASALKWEGAFVWACKNYDGDVQSDTVAQGFGSLGLMTSVLMTPDGKTVEAEAAHGTVTRHYREHQKGKPTSTNPIASIFAWTQGLKYRGQFDGTPDVAKFADTLEKVCVETVESGKMTKDLAILIDAKHPFLNTQDFLDTLDANLKAKMAKW, translated from the coding sequence ATGGCCAAGATCAAGGTGAAGAACCCGATCGTCGAGATGGACGGCGACGAGATGACCCGGATCATCTGGAAGTTCATCAAGGACAAGCTGATCCTGCCGTACCTCGAGGTCGACCTGAAGTACTACGACCTCGGCGTCGAGTACCGCGACAAGACCAACGACCAGGTGACGGTCGATTCGGCCAAGGCGACGCAGCAGTACGGCGTCGCCGTCAAGTGCGCCACCATCACGCCGGACGAGGCGCGCGTGAAGGAGTTCAACCTCAAGGAGATGTGGAAGTCGCCCAACGGCACCATCCGCAACATCATCGGCGGCACCATCTTCCGCGAGCCCATCGTCTGCAAGAACGTGCCGCGCCTGGTGCCGGGCTGGACCAAGCCGATCGTGATCGGCCGCCACGCCTTCGGCGACCAGTATCGCGCCACCGACTTCGTCGTGCCGGGCAAGGGCAAGCTCACCATCAAGTTCACCGGCGACGACGGCAAGGTCATCGAGCACGAGGTCTTCAACTTCCCCGGCGGCGGCGTGGCGCTGTCGATGTACAACCTCGACGATTCGATCATCGGCTTCGCCCGCAGCTCGTTCAACTACGGTCTGATGCGCGGCTGGCCGGTCTATCTCTCGACCAAGAACACCATCCTCAAGCGCTATGACGGCCGCTTCAAGGACCTGTTCGAGAAGGTCTTCAACGAGGAGTTCGCCGACAAGTTCAAGGCCAAGGGCATCACCTACGAGCACCGCCTGATCGACGACATGGTCGCCTCGGCACTGAAGTGGGAAGGCGCCTTCGTCTGGGCCTGCAAGAACTACGACGGCGACGTCCAGTCCGACACCGTGGCGCAGGGCTTCGGCTCGCTCGGCCTGATGACCTCGGTGCTGATGACGCCCGACGGCAAGACTGTCGAGGCCGAGGCCGCGCACGGCACGGTGACCCGCCACTACCGCGAGCACCAGAAGGGCAAGCCGACCTCGACCAACCCGATCGCCTCGATCTTCGCCTGGACGCAGGGTCTCAAGTATCGCGGCCAGTTCGACGGCACGCCCGACGTGGCGAAGTTCGCCGACACGCTCGAGAAGGTCTGCGTCGAGACGGTGGAGAGCGGCAAGATGACCAAGGATCTCGCGATCCTGATCGACGCCAAGCACCCGTTCCTCAACACCCAGGACTTCCTCGACACGCTCGACGCCAACCTCAAGGCCAAGATGGCCAAGTGGTAG
- a CDS encoding DUF2312 domain-containing protein, with protein MPDGSAVSKKTKAGPISAERLKSFVERIEKLEEERHAIGGDIRDVYSEAKGVGYDVKAMRKIVSLRKMDAADRAEQETLLDTYKHALGMT; from the coding sequence ATGCCCGACGGCAGCGCCGTTTCGAAGAAGACCAAAGCCGGCCCGATCTCGGCGGAACGCCTGAAGAGCTTCGTCGAGCGCATCGAGAAACTCGAGGAGGAGCGTCACGCCATCGGCGGCGACATCCGCGACGTCTACAGCGAGGCCAAGGGCGTCGGTTACGACGTCAAGGCGATGCGCAAGATCGTGTCGCTGCGGAAGATGGATGCGGCCGACCGCGCCGAGCAGGAGACGCTGCTCGACACCTACAAGCATGCGCTCGGCATGACCTGA
- a CDS encoding DUF1244 domain-containing protein, with amino-acid sequence MDDKTRTELEAAAFRRLVAHLQERTDVQNIDLMNLAGFCRNCLSRWYREEAGKQGIEIADPKAREIVYGMPYDEWKAKHQKEASGDQKQAFEKSHPNHG; translated from the coding sequence ATGGACGACAAGACCCGCACCGAACTCGAGGCCGCCGCCTTCCGCCGGCTAGTCGCGCACCTCCAAGAGCGCACGGACGTACAGAACATCGATCTGATGAATCTCGCCGGCTTCTGCCGCAACTGTCTCTCGCGCTGGTATCGCGAGGAGGCGGGCAAGCAGGGCATCGAGATCGCCGATCCCAAGGCGCGCGAGATCGTCTACGGCATGCCGTACGACGAGTGGAAGGCGAAGCATCAGAAGGAAGCCTCCGGGGATCAGAAGCAGGCGTTCGAGAAGTCGCACCCGAATCACGGCTGA
- a CDS encoding LysM peptidoglycan-binding domain-containing protein yields MSRTVIGLVAVGAVIIAVALGIAWRGEVTDQVAIGKKAAPAASAAVAPPAAAPAAAAPPAAAPPAATPPKSAPAEAQSAPPPAPTPSMPTFDVARIETDGRAVIAGRAAPGAKVVLLDGGKEIASGVADARGEWVILAQDPPLSPGSHELRIVQHIAGRAPVTSEQVVIALVPAPQTAAAPSGGTVAANPPPSAKDETLVMIAPPAGPATLLQSPSAGGVPKANDLQLLTLDYDERGQVTVTGKAEPGTSVRVYMNDTLAGESVAGADGRWRVTPSQPIEPGNHTLRLDRLKSDGKPAARLELPFARPAPKTAGGDGPRRLTIVRGDNLWNIARAHYGEGLRYTLIFDANKDQIRDPDLIYPGQIFSLPKVN; encoded by the coding sequence ATGTCACGAACAGTTATCGGCCTGGTGGCGGTGGGCGCCGTCATCATCGCCGTCGCCCTGGGGATCGCCTGGCGCGGCGAAGTGACGGACCAGGTGGCGATCGGCAAGAAGGCCGCGCCGGCCGCGTCGGCGGCAGTGGCCCCGCCGGCAGCCGCGCCGGCAGCCGCTGCGCCGCCTGCTGCCGCACCGCCCGCCGCAACGCCCCCCAAGTCGGCCCCGGCCGAGGCCCAGTCCGCGCCTCCGCCGGCCCCGACGCCGTCCATGCCGACGTTCGACGTGGCGCGCATCGAGACCGACGGCAGGGCCGTGATCGCAGGGCGCGCGGCGCCCGGTGCCAAGGTCGTGCTGCTCGATGGCGGCAAGGAAATCGCCAGCGGCGTCGCGGACGCCCGAGGGGAGTGGGTGATCCTCGCCCAGGACCCCCCGCTCTCGCCGGGCTCGCATGAACTGCGCATCGTCCAGCACATCGCCGGACGTGCTCCGGTAACGTCCGAGCAGGTCGTGATCGCTCTGGTGCCGGCGCCGCAGACGGCGGCCGCGCCGTCCGGCGGGACGGTGGCCGCGAACCCGCCGCCGTCGGCCAAGGACGAAACCCTGGTCATGATTGCGCCGCCGGCCGGCCCGGCGACGCTTCTTCAGTCGCCCTCCGCCGGTGGCGTTCCCAAGGCGAACGACCTGCAGCTCCTGACCCTCGACTACGACGAGCGCGGCCAGGTCACGGTGACCGGCAAGGCGGAACCGGGCACCTCGGTCCGTGTCTACATGAACGACACTCTGGCCGGTGAGAGCGTGGCCGGTGCCGACGGCCGCTGGCGGGTGACTCCGTCGCAGCCGATCGAGCCCGGCAATCACACGTTGCGCCTCGATCGGCTGAAGTCCGACGGCAAACCGGCGGCGCGGCTGGAACTGCCGTTCGCGCGACCGGCGCCCAAGACGGCCGGCGGCGACGGCCCGCGGCGCCTGACGATCGTGCGGGGCGACAATCTCTGGAACATCGCGCGCGCACATTACGGTGAGGGCTTGCGCTACACTCTTATATTCGACGCCAACAAGGACCAGATTCGCGATCCGGATCTGATATACCCCGGCCAAATCTTCAGCCTGCCCAAGGTCAACTGA
- a CDS encoding glycerate kinase, with product MKDADARALLRDLFDAALAAARPATCLAPHVDRLTPPRGRTVVIGAGKASAAMARALEDRWPHPLEGLVVTRYGYAESCRRIEIVEAAHPVPDEKGRAAAGRILERVRGLRADDLVLCLVSGGASALLALPAPGLALADKQAVNRALLTSGANIGEMNTVRKHLSAIKGGRLAIAAQPARVLAWLISDVPNDDPGVIGSGPTVPDRTTFADALAVLKKYRIDPPDAVRAHLEAGAAGRIEETPKPGDPRLARVENVIVAAPARSLEAAAALARARSCDAVVLGDSLEGEARELGAEHARQALARKVARPTVILSGGETTVTVRGAGRGGRNVEYLLAEAIAANGAANVWGLSADTDGVDGAEEIAGALFAPDTLARARAKGCDPQAMLDDNDGHGFFGMLGDSLVTGPTRTNVNDFRATLIVP from the coding sequence ATGAAAGACGCCGACGCCCGCGCCCTGTTGCGCGACCTGTTCGACGCGGCGCTCGCCGCCGCGCGGCCCGCAACCTGCCTCGCGCCCCATGTCGACAGGCTCACGCCGCCCAGGGGCCGCACCGTGGTGATCGGCGCAGGCAAGGCAAGTGCCGCCATGGCCCGCGCGCTGGAGGATCGCTGGCCGCATCCGCTCGAAGGCCTGGTCGTCACGCGCTACGGCTACGCCGAAAGCTGCAGGCGCATCGAGATCGTCGAGGCGGCGCATCCCGTGCCCGACGAGAAGGGCCGCGCCGCCGCCGGCCGCATCCTCGAGCGCGTGCGGGGCCTTCGCGCGGACGACCTCGTGCTCTGCCTCGTCTCGGGCGGCGCGTCGGCGCTGCTCGCCCTGCCCGCGCCCGGCCTGGCGCTCGCCGACAAGCAGGCGGTCAATCGCGCGCTGCTGACGTCGGGCGCCAACATCGGTGAGATGAACACGGTGCGAAAGCACCTCTCCGCCATCAAGGGCGGCCGGCTCGCCATCGCCGCGCAGCCGGCGCGAGTGCTGGCGTGGCTGATCTCCGACGTGCCCAACGACGATCCCGGCGTGATCGGCTCCGGCCCGACCGTGCCCGACCGCACGACCTTCGCCGACGCACTCGCCGTGCTGAAGAAGTATCGCATCGATCCGCCCGATGCGGTGCGCGCGCACCTGGAAGCGGGCGCCGCGGGCCGGATCGAGGAGACGCCCAAGCCCGGCGATCCGAGGCTGGCGCGCGTCGAAAACGTGATCGTCGCCGCGCCGGCGCGTTCCCTCGAGGCCGCGGCCGCACTCGCGCGCGCGCGCAGCTGCGACGCCGTGGTGCTGGGCGACAGTCTCGAAGGCGAGGCGCGCGAGCTCGGCGCCGAGCACGCCCGGCAGGCGCTGGCGCGCAAGGTGGCCAGACCCACCGTCATCCTGTCGGGCGGCGAGACCACCGTCACCGTGCGCGGTGCGGGCCGCGGCGGACGCAACGTCGAATACCTGCTCGCCGAGGCGATCGCCGCCAATGGCGCAGCCAATGTCTGGGGCCTGTCGGCGGACACCGACGGCGTCGACGGCGCGGAGGAGATCGCGGGCGCCCTCTTCGCCCCCGACACGCTGGCGCGCGCCCGGGCCAAGGGCTGCGACCCGCAGGCGATGCTCGACGACAACGACGGCCACGGCTTCTTCGGGATGCTGGGCGACAGCCTCGTCACCGGGCCGACGCGCACCAACGTCAACGACTTCAGGGCAACCTTGATCGTGCCATGA
- a CDS encoding N-formylglutamate amidohydrolase produces MQLLGPGDPPAFSVHNATGRAPLLLLCDHASKAVPKALGDLGIADSELARHIGWDIGGLDAAIELAHRLDAPLVASGYSRLVIDCNRWPGGEGSIPDVSDGTRVPANAGLTKQQADARAEACFWPYHREVDRQLDRMTEDGRRICLLVVHSFTPRMNGFDRPWQVGVLWNDDPRLPDPLLAELRRDPSLTVGDNEPYSARASYEYTLTAHARPRSLPHCSLEVRQDLIATPEAARQWAGRLAPAIGAAVAAALA; encoded by the coding sequence ATGCAACTGCTCGGTCCCGGCGATCCTCCCGCGTTTTCCGTGCACAACGCGACGGGACGTGCGCCGCTCCTGCTGTTGTGCGATCACGCCAGCAAGGCCGTGCCGAAGGCGCTCGGCGATCTCGGCATCGCCGACAGCGAACTCGCGCGGCACATCGGCTGGGACATCGGCGGCCTCGACGCCGCGATCGAACTGGCGCACCGGCTCGACGCGCCGCTGGTGGCATCGGGTTACTCGCGCCTCGTCATCGACTGCAACCGCTGGCCGGGCGGCGAGGGCTCGATCCCCGACGTCAGCGACGGCACGCGCGTCCCCGCCAATGCCGGGCTCACGAAGCAACAGGCCGACGCGCGCGCCGAGGCCTGCTTCTGGCCCTACCATCGCGAGGTCGACCGCCAGCTCGACCGGATGACGGAGGACGGCCGCCGGATCTGCCTGCTGGTGGTGCACAGCTTCACGCCGCGCATGAACGGCTTCGACCGGCCATGGCAGGTCGGCGTGCTGTGGAACGACGATCCGCGCCTGCCCGATCCGCTGCTGGCGGAGTTGCGCCGCGATCCGTCGCTGACGGTCGGCGACAACGAACCCTACTCGGCGCGCGCCTCCTACGAGTACACGCTCACCGCCCATGCCCGGCCGCGGAGCCTGCCGCACTGCTCGCTCGAGGTTCGCCAGGATCTGATCGCCACGCCCGAGGCGGCCCGGCAGTGGGCGGGGCGGCTGGCGCCGGCGATCGGCGCGGCCGTTGCCGCGGCTCTCGCCTGA